A segment of the Thermococcus sp. genome:
TGGCGTCTATGGTAGTGAACGGATAGTTGGCGATGTCAACATCAACTAGGGTTGCGGCCGAGAAGAAGGTCGATTTTCCAACGTTCGGTTTTCCGACTACTCCTATCTCCATCCATTTCACCATCTCAATTTCAATGCTATGGTTTTAAGGGGTTGCGGTTTCCGAAAACTATAACTTCCCCTTCGCCCTAATTCTTTCGGTGGGTCTTATGAGGATATACACCCTTGTCGAAGATTATTCGGGCTATGAGAGTCCCTTCCTTGCGCAGCATGGCATCAGCTTTCTTATCGAGGCCAGAGGAAGGCGGATACTCTTCGATACCGGCCAGAGCGCCGAACCCCTCCTTCACAACATGGAACTGCTCGAACTTGAACCCAGGAACGTGGACTACGTCTTTCTCTCCCACTGCCATTACGACCACACGGGGGGCCTGAAAGGAGTTCTGGAGAGCATCGGGAGGAGGGTACCGGTAATAGCACATCCCGATATCTTCCGTCCTCATTTCATCACAGAACCCTATCTAAGAAGCGTTGGGATTCCGTTCAGGAGGTCCGAGATCGAGGAGCTGGGCGAGCTCATCCTCACCCCAGAACCCCTCGAGATTATCAACGGTACTATCTACTCTACCGGGGAAGTTCGGGAACGTGAGGGGTTTGAGGAGTCCGAGCTCACTGTTTACACCCTTCAGAACGGCAGGCTCGTACGGGACAGCCTTATGGACGATATGAGCCTGGTCATTAGGGGCCCCGACGGATTGGTGGTGGTCAGTGGATGCTCTCACGCTGGGATAGTGAGCATAGTCAGGCACGCCATTAAGATGACGGGAGAACGGCACGTGAAAGCCGTCGTTGGTGGGTTCCACCTAATAAACGCTGGAAGAGCACGGATAGAGAGAACCGTGAAGGCTTTCCTGGAGATGGGTGTTGAACAGGTTTACACCGGCCACTGCACGGGCCTTCGGGCTGAGGCTGCGTTCATGGACGCCTACGGAAAGGGATTCCACAAGCTCCATTCCGGCATGGTCATTGACCTCGGGTGATCCCCATGGAGAACCCCCCAATAACCATAATGGCCTATTCAAAGGACTCTTTCATGAGCAGGAAGGTGGCCGGCCCGGAATCCGCTCTCCAGTTCAAAGAATATCCTACAGTCTGGATAAACATAACCGGCTTCTCCGC
Coding sequences within it:
- a CDS encoding MBL fold metallo-hydrolase, giving the protein MRIYTLVEDYSGYESPFLAQHGISFLIEARGRRILFDTGQSAEPLLHNMELLELEPRNVDYVFLSHCHYDHTGGLKGVLESIGRRVPVIAHPDIFRPHFITEPYLRSVGIPFRRSEIEELGELILTPEPLEIINGTIYSTGEVREREGFEESELTVYTLQNGRLVRDSLMDDMSLVIRGPDGLVVVSGCSHAGIVSIVRHAIKMTGERHVKAVVGGFHLINAGRARIERTVKAFLEMGVEQVYTGHCTGLRAEAAFMDAYGKGFHKLHSGMVIDLG